From a region of the Salvelinus alpinus chromosome 2, SLU_Salpinus.1, whole genome shotgun sequence genome:
- the LOC139552520 gene encoding zinc finger protein 180-like, with protein sequence ITSSGIKIHQGTHTGEKPYSCGQCGKRCTTFGQLTQHQRIHTGEKSYSCGQCGKSFGASRDLTVHQRIHTGEKPYSCGQCGKSFGRSGHLTSHQRTHTGEKPYSCGQCGKSFNQSSTLTLHQRIHTGEKPYSCGQCGKSFTTSSILTLHQRTHTGEKPYSCGQCGKSFGRSGHLTSHQRTHIGEKPYSCDQCGKSFTTSDKLTLHQRTHTGEKPYSCGQCGKSFTTSSNLTVHQRTHTGEKPYSCVQCDKIHT encoded by the coding sequence atcacctcatcaggcattaaaattcatcagggaacacacacaggagagaaaccttatagctgtggtcaatgtgggaagagatgtacTACATTTGGCCAgctgactcaacaccagagaatacacacaggagagaaatcgtatagctgtggtcaatgtgggaaaagttttGGTGCATCtagagatctgacagtgcaccagagaatacacacaggagagaaaccttatagctgtggtcaatgtgggaagagttttggtcgatctggccacctgacatcacaccagagaacacacacaggagagaaaccttatagctgtggtcaatgtgggaagagttttaatcaatctagcactctgactctacaccagagaatacacacaggagagaaaccttatagctgtggtcaatgtgggaagagttttactacatctagcattctgactctacaccagagaacacacacaggagagaaaccttatagctgtggtcaatgtgggaagagttttggtcgatctggccacctgacatcacaccagagaacacacattggagagaaaccttatagctgtgatcaatgtgggaagagttttactacatctgacaagctgacattacaccagagaacacacacaggagagaaaccgtatagctgtggtcaatgtgggaagagttttactacatctagcaatctgactgtacaccagagaacacacacaggagagaaaccttatagctgtgttcagtgtgacaaaatacatacatga